A segment of the Synechococcus sp. CBW1002 genome:
TACCGGCGGCAATGGACCGCCTGGGCGGTGGGTTGCTGCTGCTGATCCAGGGGCAGCCCCACCACCAGGGCCTCAACGCGGCGCTGGCGAGCCAGTGGCTCCAGCACAGCCAGATCGGCCGGGAAGGACCCGCGCCGCAACGGCGGCAGCGATGTGACCGTGAGACCGAGCGGGTCACAGCCGGCCAGGCCGATGCGCCTGCGGCCCACGTCGAGGGCGAGCACCGAGCGGCGACGGGGGACAGGCATCCGGGGGGTGGGGAGGCTGCGCGGGGGCGAGGGCGCAGAGTTGGATGGCGAGGCTTGATGGCCTGGCTCAATGGTCCCGCAGCGGGGAGGGAACCGGGCGCCGGCGGGGCTGCAGGGGTTCCAGCAGGGCGGTGAGGCGTTTCATCGCCGGGTGGACCACCGCCCGTTCCTGACGGCGCCAGACGCTGCGGGCCATCAGGATCCGTTCGCCGCAGGCCTCTGCACCGAGGTGCTCCAGCCACTGGTGCGGCGAGGGCTGGGTCACGTCGCAGGCCAGCCACAGGGGTTCGGTCGGCGTCAGCTCGGCCGCCAGGCGCTGCAGCAGCAGTTCGGTGGCCGGACCGACCAGCTCCACCCAGCCCGGATGCACGCTCAGTTCAACATCGTGGCCCCCGCCGGGATGGTCGCCGAGCCAGCGCACCCCCGCCACCGCCTGATCCCGACAGGGATCGACAAGCATCCAGCCGCGGTTCTGGCTCTGATCCAGCAGATCTTCGGGGCGGCGATCGAGCAACTGGCGCAGCTGGGCGGGGCAGGCGGCCTGCTCCAGATGCCAGAGCAATGGTCCGGAGCGGCGCTGCAGGCGACGCAGCTGCAGCTCCGATGGGATGGGTTGGGGAGCCTGCCCCTGGGGTTGCCAGCGCCAGATCCGGTCGGTGCGCAGGGGCTGAAAACCCTGTTCGCGCAGTTGGGCCTGGCGGTCAGTGTCGAGGCTGGCGGCGCTGGCGATCCAGCTGGTGGCTCCGGTGGTGCGCTGGATCGCTTCCCGCAGCAGGGCCACAGCGACGCAACGGCGACCCGGATCGCCCTCCAGTCCACGGGCCAGCCGCAGATGCTGCACCTGCCAGCAACTGCCGGTGCGGTTGAGGGGACGCACCACCACAAGTCCGAGCGGCAGGCTGGCTCCGAAGAGCATGCGCGTCGCCACCAGCACCTGGGGAGCCAGGGGCTGGCGGGGGGTGAGGGCATGGATCAGCCGGGCCGGCAGGGCCAGCAGCACGGCCCGCTGCAGCAGCGGCTGGAGCGGCAGGAAGGCCGGATCATCGAGGAGCGGCAGATGCCAGGGCTGCAGCGGCTGCACGCCCCAGTCGGCGGGAATTCCTGCCGATGGCGGCGTAGCCGCAGCCTGATCGGCCGGATGTGAACTGCCTTCACCCGAGCTGGTGGCGTGCCCAGACGTGGATCGGGCAGCGCTGATGTTGCGGCTGATGGCGGCTGGCACGGCGTTCCCGCAGCGTGGCGACCCTCGCAGGCCTTCTCCCAGTTTAGGCCGGGCGTACCAGCACAAGCGGCGTGCGCTCGTTGGCATTACCGGCCGGATTGGGCCGCAGGGCTCGCTGCAGCAGGGCTTCATCGCAACCCTGGCTGGCCGCCAGCACCTTGACGCGGCCCAGATCGTTCACATCCACGATCGCCACACCCACACCGAGGGCGGCAGCCAGGCGTTCACAGACGTCCTCGGGCTGATGCGGGCCCAGCACGATCGTCTGGTCGTAGGGGGGGGTGGTGCCGGTGATGTCGTCGATCAGGCGGGCCTGATCCCCGGCCAGTCGGTAGAAGCCACCCTTGAGCCCCACCAGCTTCATGGCCGATCCCGCCAGCCAGGCGCAGAGCACCCGCGCCGGACCCACCACATCGATCAGGGTCTGCAGCCCGCAGGCACTCGCCAGGCTGCTGGTGGGATGGAACACACGGCAGAGCAGACGGGCCAGCATCGAGGGCTGCACCGTGGCGGGATGGTGGTAGCGGCCCTGCATCACCGCCAGGGGCGTCTCGCCGATGGTGAGGATGTCGCCGGGCTGCAGCAGAGGGCCGGCGTAGCGCTGCAGCACAGCCTCGGGATCGTCGAGCACCCCCAGCAGATGGGTGCGGATCGGCAACACCCGGCAGCGTTCACCCTCGCGCCAGGGGGCCTCGACCTCGGTGAGCACACCAGGCTTACGCAGGGGGACCAGCAGTCCGTCACGCCGCTCGAGTCGGCCGAAGGGGCCGTAGTTGATCCAGAACACCTCCAGCCAGAGGGTGTCGAGCAGGGAGCGGAGGTCCACGTCTGCCGCTGCGCTGATCCGTACCGAGACCTCCACCTCGGTGCTCTTGCGGCCCTTGAGGATGTAGGCGAACCAGTAGCCATCGGAGCGGGCGTCTTCATCCGGGTGATGGGGCGTCACCCGGGTGGAGACGCGGAGTGCGGAGAGATCACCGCGGCCGAGCAGCACGGGATTGACCCGCAGCTCCGGCACGAACACCTCCATGCGGGGGTGGGGATTGCGCAGCGTCAGGCTGCCGCTCAGCTCCACGCTGCCGCCGCTGCCGGCATCGCCCTGTTCACCTGAGCTGCCGCCTGCGTTGCAGCGCTGCACCCGCCAGGCACCGGAACTGAGCCGCAGGGGCGATGCGGGCCTCAGGCGGTGGCCCAGCTCCAGCCACAGCAGGGTGAGGCCGAAGGCGAGGGCCACCAGCAGGATCGAGGGGAGCAGCACGGGCAAGGGCGGGGACAAAAGAGCTGGGAATCGGCGCCGCCGATCCGATTCGCTACGAGGCGCGAACGGCCGGAGCGTAGATGGCCTGGCCGCCCTAGCTTCGCCAGCACCGATCGGGCGAGAGCTCCGGTATGCGCAAGACCTTCGTTCTCGACACCAATGTGCTGCTGCACGACCCCGAGGCGATGCGTCGCTTTGAAGACAACAACGTCGTGATTCCGATCGAGGTCGTCGAGGAGATCGATCGCTTCAAGCGCGATCCCTCTGAAAAGGGGCGCAATGCCCGCCAGGTGTCGCGCCTGCTCGACGACCTGCGCAGCCGCGGCAATCTCTCGGAAGGAGTGCCGCTCGACGGCAGGGATGGCGGACACCTCAAGGTGGTGTTCTGCCGCAGTGAAACCCTCACCCAACTGCCGCCGGAACTGAAGGCTGGCAATGGCGACAACAACATCCTGGCCGTAGCCCTTGAGCAGCGGCTCTCGGAGGTGATGGGCAGCCAACCTCCGGTGGTGCTGGTCACCAAGGACACCAACCTGCGCATCAAGGCCGATGCGGTGGGACTCACCGCGCAGGATTACACCACCGACAAGGTGGACATCGCCGATCTCTATCCCGGCGTCTGCGAGGTCTGGATCGACGCAGGCCGGATGGATCAGGTCAAAGGAGATGGGGGACTGGCGATCGCGGCGCTGCCGGATGGGGCCATTCCCGGCGGAACGCTGCAGGCCAATGAAGGGGTGATGCTGGTGGATCCAGCCCAGCCCAGCCACACCCTGCTGGCCCGCTATGACGCGGCCGATGGGGCGATCCATCCGCTGCAGCGGGTGACGAAGGTGAAGCTGGGGCGGGTACAGGCCCGCAACCGCGAGCAGAGCTTTGCCCTCGATCTGCTGCTGGATCCGGCCGTGCAGCTGGTGACATTGGTGGGCAAGGCGGGCACCGGCAAGACCCTGCTGGCCCTGGCGGCGGGGCTGCATCAGGTGGCGGATGAGCACCGCTACGACCGCATGCTGGTAACGCGGCCGGTGATCTCCCTGGGCAAGGAACTCGGCTTTCTGCCGGGGGATCTGGAGGACAAGATGGGTCCCTGGATGCAACCGATCATCGACAACCTCGATTTCCTGCTCGGCGGCGAAGACCGCGGGTCGATGCGGGCCGGCCAGCGGGGGCCACGCAACAGCTGGGCGGATCTGAAGGGGATGGGCTTGCTGGAAGTGGAGGCGATCAGCTACATCCGCGGCCGCTCGATTCCACGCCAGTTCATGGTGGTGGACGAGGCGCAGAACCTCACCCCCCATGAGGTGAAGACGATCGTGACCCGGGTGGGCGAGGGCACCAAGATCGTGCTCACCGGCGATCCTTATCAGATCGACAATCCCTACGTGGATGCGGAAAGCAACGGCCTCACCTGGCTGGTGGAGCGCTTCAAGGGCCAGCCCCTGGCGGGCCATGTCACCTTGCTGCGTGGTGAGCGCTCGGCCCTGGCGGAACTGGCGGCCAACCTCCTCTGAGCCTCACTCCACCCGGAAGGTCACCCCCATGATCGCCGTGATGTCCTTGTCGATGGTGCGGGTGTCGTAGGAGCCACCGTCGCCGATGTCCGTGGAGTTGGGACGGGTGATCTGGAACAGGCCAGTGTCGGCGTTGGTGATCGCGCCGATGCCGCTGCCGGCCTCGCGCGCGATGGCAACGGCCCGCTGCCGCGCATCACGGGTGGCCTTGGCGAGCATGTCCACCCGCTTCTCCGCCAGCTTGGTGAAGGTGTAGGCCGGCTCCTCGATCGTGAGCGGGATGCCCTCGCCGATCAGGCTGCCAATGCCGGCCGAGACCCGCGCGATCCGGTCCACATCGGGGCTGGCGATGCGCAGGGTCTGGCGACTGGTCCAGCTCACCGATCGCAACTCGCCGGTGCGGGGATCGCGCACCTCCTCCCGGTCCGAACGCACCGGATCAAGCGAGAGCTCCGCCGCCGCGATGCCCTGCTCCTGGAGCCAGGTGCGGCTGCGTTGCACCAGCGGCTGCAGGGCCTGCCACGACTCCTGCTGGCTGGCGCCGCCGGCGCTCACCACCACCATCCAATCGGCGAAGTCGCTGCGGATCCGTTCGGTGCTGGCGCCGGTCACGGTGATGGCGTCATTGGCGCGACGCAACCCCTTCACCGCCACGGCGCTGGCTGTGACCAGTCCAACCCCCAGCACCGCCATGGCGAACACCAGGGGCGGTGTGCGCCGCAGCGGACCCAGAAAGGCGGCAGCGCTGCCCCGATCCGGGGCGGGAGATGCGGGAGTGGACATGGCAGGACCTTCGCTGGTCCGATGCAAGCGCCGCTGGGTCGGAGTGCAGCCCTACGTAAGGAAAGCTTACGGTGGTCCCTAGAGCTGATCTGATGGGCGAAGGATTGCAATGCCCCTTCTCGGGCGCGGATGGATGCCAAGGTTCATCCACTGGTGCCTCTCGAGTGCATGGTGCATCCACTCAGCAAGGAGACGTGAAAGAATAGTTTAGTGATTCTAGCTTTTCTTTCGTTTCGCCTGGTACATCAGAGCATCTCCCTCCTCGATCAGATCAGAGATGCTTCCATGGCGTGATGGATCGAAGGCAACGACCCCGCAGGAGAACTGCAAGTCCCACGTATTCTCGGGTTTCTGTTTTTCCTGAATGGCTGCAAGCTCCAGGGCTGCCACTGCCCTGCGCGCGTCACTCACGGTGACGTTGACCAGCAATGCCACGAACTCGTCGCCTCCCAACCGAGCGACCAGATCCGAGCTGCGGAAGGCCACCGCCAGCAGTGAGGCGAACTGACGAATCAGGCCATCGCCGGCGGCGTGGCCCCTGGTGTCGTTGATCGCCTTCAGCCCATCGAGATCGAAGAACACCAATGTTGCCGGGAGCTTCTGGCGCTGGCAGAGCGTAAGGCCGTAGGCTGCAAGATTCAGGAATCCCCGCCGATTCGTGATCCCGGTGAGTTCATCGGTGATCGAGAGCTGGAAGCCGGCCAGTTCACTCTCCGCGATCTGCGCCAGATCCTCCAATGTGGCCAGATCGTCGTCACACAGCTCGCGGGGTTTCTGATCGATCAGGCAGAGGGTTCCAAGGGCAAAGCCTTGGAGATCCTTCAAGGGCCTGCCTGCGTAGAAGCAGATGTTCGGCTCGCCAGTGACCAGGGGGTTGTGCGCAAAGCGTTGGTCTGCACGGGCATCGGGAATGAGGAAGATGTGGTCTTCCAGGATGGCGTGTGCGCAGAAAGCCACATCGCGAGGGGTTTCAGTTGTATTCAGCCCCATGCAGGATTTGAACCACTGCCGGTTGGCATCCACCAGGGTCACCAGGGCGATCGGCACATCAAACAGGCGTCGGGCCAGCCGGGTCAATCGATCAAACCTCTCTTCGTTGGGACCATCCAGAAGCGCGCTCCGCTGCAGTACCTCCAGGCGCAGAGCTTCATCGGCGGGGAGTGCAGCGCTGGTCATGGAACGGAAGCGAGGGGTTCAGCACACCTGGGATCATCCTGCTGGGCAAGAGTTCATTCAGACAGAGAATGAAGGGATTTGCGCCATCTGGAGCCTGGTCTGCAAGGCTCTTCAATGCTGTTCGCCCTTGGAGTCGTTGGCCGTACGGGTGAAGCCCCACCCATGTGCCGGATTTCTCTGCAGGCTCACACCATCTGCTCGGGTTGCACCCAGTGGTCGAACTCCTCGGCCGTGAGGTCGCCCAGCACCAGGGCCGCTTCCCGCAGGCTGAGCTGGTGCTGGTGGGCATGCTTGGCGATCGAGCAGGCCCGGTCGTAGCCGATCGCCGGCGTGAGCGCCGTCACCAGCATCAGGCTCTGATCCAGCAGCGCTTCGATGCGGCCCTCATCTGGCCGCAGGCCCTCGATGCAGTGCTCCCGGAAGCTGGAGCAGGCCCCCGCCAGCAGCTCGATGCTTTCCAGCAGATTGTGAGCAATCAGGGGCTTGAACACATTCAGCTCGAAATTTCCCTGGCTGGCCGCCATCTGCACGGCGGTGTTGTTGCCCATCACCTGCACCGCCACCATGGTGAGGCTCTCGCACTGGGTGGGATTCACCTTGCCGGGCATGATCGAGGAGCCCGGCTCGTTCTCCGGCAGGATCAGCTCCCCGAGGCCGCAGCGGGGGCCGCTGCCGAGCCAGCGGATGTCGTTGGCGATCTTCATCAGGCTGCCGGCCAGCACCGTGAGGGCGCCATGGGCGGCGGCCAGCGGTTCATGGCCCGCCAGGGCCTGGAACTTGTTGGGCGCGCTGGTGAAGGGCAGCCCGATCCGTTGGCTCAGGCGGGCGGCCACCTTCTCGCCGTAGCCCCGCGGGGCGTTCAGCCCCGTGCCCACGGCGGTGCCGCCGATCGCCAGCTGGTGCACCTGGGGCAGGGTGGCCTTGAGGCTCTCCAGGCCCAGCTCCAGCTGGGCCACGTAGCCGCCGAACTCCTGGCCCAGGCCAAGGGGCACCGCATCCTGCAGGTGGGTGCGACCGATCTTGATCACGTCGGCATAGGCCTCGGCCTTGGCCCGCAGCGCCTCGATCAGGGCCTGCAGCGCTGGCCTCAGTCGGCGTTCAAGGCCAATCACCACGGCGATGTGCAGGGCCGTGGGGAAGGTGTCGTTGCTCGACTGGCTGAGGTTGACGTGATCATTGGGATGCACCGGACTCTTGCTGCCCAGCACACCGCCAGCGGCCCTGATCGCCAAGTTGGCGATCACCTCGTTGACGTTCATGTTGGTCTGGGTGCCGGAGCCCGTCTGCCACACCCGCAGCGGAAACTCGCCATCCAGCTCGCCGTTGGCCACCGCCTCGGCCGCAGCCACGATCCGCTCCGCCAGATCGGCGGTGAGCTTGCCCTCCTCGTGGTTCACCTCAGCGCAGGCCGCCTTGAGCTGAGCGAAGGCATGCACCACCTCCAGGGGCATGGCCTGCCCGAAGCCGAAATAGCGCAAGGAGCGCTGGGTCTGGGCTCCCCAGAGATGGCCGGCCGGAACCGCCACCTCCCCAAGGCTGTCCGTTTCGATCCGGGTGGCGGCAGCACCGGGCTGGGACGGAGAGAGAGGCGGAGACGGGGGCACGATCTGGGGCAGAGACGGGGGCACGACCTGGGCTGGGACTGGATCAGAAACTGGACAGGGATCGGGCCACCCCTCAGCGGCTGGTCACCACCTCGGCATTGAGTTCGTTGAAGCTGACGGTGGTGCTGGTGGCCTGCCCTTCCGGCAGGGCGATCCCGGTGGCGCGGCTCACAGCATCGTTGATCGCCTCGAGGTTCACCTGGCCGGCGGCGTCGAGCAGCACCGTGCCGTCTCCATCCAGCACCACCACCTGGGGCACGGTGCCCTTCCAGTAGTGGGCCGGATCGCTGCTGCCGCCATCGGGCCGGTTCTGAAGCGGATCGGTCACCAGGGGCAGCAGGTCAATGTTGTTGCCCCAGAGCCGCTGCAGCTCCGACACCACCGGCGAAAACTGCTTGCTGGCGGCTGAATCATCGAGGTAATAGATCACCACCGACGGCCGGTGAGCCGCCAGGGCGTCCGCCAGGCTGTTGCGGGGTGGCACGAGCGACCCGTTGCCGGCGTAGAGGGCGTAGATGTTGCCGTCGTAGTTGTCGTTGGTGAGCGAGGCCTGGGCTCCGGCGGGCAGGGCGACCAGGCCGAGGCTGAGCAGCACCAGCGCCACCAGCCGGGTGATGGCGCGCCGCAGAACAGGAAGCAGGGCCGAAGACAACAACGGGCATGGGCGGGTGGCGCCATTGTGACGCGCGCCCGTCTGGACTGACCTGGCCAGCCTGGCAGGGGATCAGCTGCGGCCCACACTGCGGCCCATGCCCTGCAGGATGCCGCGGCCGATCAAGCCCAGACCGCGACCCACCACCTGGGTGAGGAGCACCACCACGAAATCGCCGAGCCGGCGCAGCAGGGCCTGGAGCTGGGGAGCCAGGGCATCGCGGCCCTCCAGCGCCAGGGTGACCAGCTGCTGCCACCAGCCCAGCCGGCGCAGTTCCTGATCACGGGGCTCGGTGAGGGCGAGGGTCTCGATGGCACCCTGGTCGAGCCGGAACAACTGCCGCCGGCTTTCGTAGAGCAGCACGGGCCGCTCGAACCATTCGCTCCAGCGCTGCTGGGCGCTGAGGCGGTTGCGCAACCGCTCCAGGTTGCGGGTCGAGAGCAGTTCGGGCCGCAGCAGATAGCGGCGCAGTTCCGGCCAGGCCCCGCAGCAGGCCAGCACATCGAGGCAGATCAGCTCCGCGCTGCGCACCAGCCAGTTGCTGACCAGCAGTTCGAGGTGGAGCAAGGCCAGCGGTTCATCCGGCGCCAGCAGCCGTCCGTCGACCATCACCGGCTGGGCCTGCACCAGGCTGATCAGCATCGGCTGGGGATCGGGCAGTTCCGGGTCGTCGTCGGTGAGTGCCGCACTGGCCAGCAGGGTGTCGGCCACGGGCCGGAGGCTGCCATCGCAGGGCAATTGCACGTAGGTGCCGGCCATGCAGCGCAGGGCCTCGCGGCGCAGCTCCGCCTGCCAGGCCCGCCAGCTGTCCTGCAGGGTCACACCACGCTGGTTGTCCTGCATCAGCCGCAGGCGCAGGCGGTCGAACTGCTCCAGCAGGGCCAGCAGCAGGTCTTCCCGGCGGCTGGGGCTGAGCCCCTCAAGGGCCAGCAGCAGGCCACTGCGGTTGGCCAGCTCGGCGCGGCAGGTCTCCTGCAGGCGGGCTCGGATCGCCTGCCAGACGCTGCTGGCATCCCGCTGGCGCAGGGTGAGGCTGGTGCTGGAGCGGCGGGTCAGGGCCGTGCCGCTGGCCTCAGCGGGGGGAGACGGCAGCTCCGGGATCTCCTGGCTCCAGGCCAGCTGGGCCGGTGCCCAGATCCACAGCAGCAACTGCCGGGCGACCCGCAGCTCCCGCTGGCGGCCCTCCAGCAGCAGTTGCTGCAACAGGCTCTGCGGCGGCGGATCGAGCAGGTGGGCGCAGAGGGCCAGATCGGCATCGATCTGCTGCAGACCGCTGAGCAGCAACCACTGACCCAGCCCCAGCACCGGCGCGCTGCTCGGCGGAGCCGCCGCTGCGCTGCCGCTGGCAGCGAGGTGCACCACCCGCCCGCCGGCCAGCAAGGTCGTGATCGCCTCCAGCAGAGCGTCGGGGTCGGGGTCCTGCAGCAGTCCCTGCACCGGCAGAGCCAGCCACTGTTCGCGCCGGTCGGTGGCCCCGGCGGGCAGGGTCAGCAGGATCGGTGCCGGTTGCCAGCGCTCCTGCAGGTGCTGCACTTCGGTCAGCAAGGCCTCAGGTGCGGGCAAGGGGGCCGCCAGGCACCACAGGATCAACTGCGGCGCACCCTGAAGCGCCTCGGCAGTGAGGGCCACCCGGTAGCCGCTGGGCTCACCGCTGAGCAGGCTGGCCAGCCCATGGCGCAGCAGGGGGTCAGCCAACAGCAGCAGCTGCGGAACGGAGTCAGGGGGCGACGAGCCCGATGTGGAACGCACGCCCAGGGGCACGGAGTGGGCCCAAGGTACCGATCACTGCCTCAGAACTCCAGAGGTGTGGCGGGTTGACCGGATGGACTGACCAGGTGCATTGACGGGGTGAACTCAGCGGCGTGGCCGGCCGGTGAGATGCAGGGTGTACGACTCGATCGCG
Coding sequences within it:
- the ruvX gene encoding Holliday junction resolvase RuvX; its protein translation is MPVPRRRSVLALDVGRRRIGLAGCDPLGLTVTSLPPLRRGSFPADLAVLEPLARQRRVEALVVGLPLDQQQQPTAQAVHCRRYGERLARQLNLPLALVNEFASSWAAAELHGLHGDRSGALDSAAAALLLEQWLGEGPEPVLPATPNSCRSDHADPS
- a CDS encoding F420-0:Gamma-glutamyl ligase translates to MPVLLPSILLVALAFGLTLLWLELGHRLRPASPLRLSSGAWRVQRCNAGGSSGEQGDAGSGGSVELSGSLTLRNPHPRMEVFVPELRVNPVLLGRGDLSALRVSTRVTPHHPDEDARSDGYWFAYILKGRKSTEVEVSVRISAAADVDLRSLLDTLWLEVFWINYGPFGRLERRDGLLVPLRKPGVLTEVEAPWREGERCRVLPIRTHLLGVLDDPEAVLQRYAGPLLQPGDILTIGETPLAVMQGRYHHPATVQPSMLARLLCRVFHPTSSLASACGLQTLIDVVGPARVLCAWLAGSAMKLVGLKGGFYRLAGDQARLIDDITGTTPPYDQTIVLGPHQPEDVCERLAAALGVGVAIVDVNDLGRVKVLAASQGCDEALLQRALRPNPAGNANERTPLVLVRPA
- a CDS encoding PhoH family protein is translated as MRKTFVLDTNVLLHDPEAMRRFEDNNVVIPIEVVEEIDRFKRDPSEKGRNARQVSRLLDDLRSRGNLSEGVPLDGRDGGHLKVVFCRSETLTQLPPELKAGNGDNNILAVALEQRLSEVMGSQPPVVLVTKDTNLRIKADAVGLTAQDYTTDKVDIADLYPGVCEVWIDAGRMDQVKGDGGLAIAALPDGAIPGGTLQANEGVMLVDPAQPSHTLLARYDAADGAIHPLQRVTKVKLGRVQARNREQSFALDLLLDPAVQLVTLVGKAGTGKTLLALAAGLHQVADEHRYDRMLVTRPVISLGKELGFLPGDLEDKMGPWMQPIIDNLDFLLGGEDRGSMRAGQRGPRNSWADLKGMGLLEVEAISYIRGRSIPRQFMVVDEAQNLTPHEVKTIVTRVGEGTKIVLTGDPYQIDNPYVDAESNGLTWLVERFKGQPLAGHVTLLRGERSALAELAANLL
- a CDS encoding SIMPL domain-containing protein, which codes for MSTPASPAPDRGSAAAFLGPLRRTPPLVFAMAVLGVGLVTASAVAVKGLRRANDAITVTGASTERIRSDFADWMVVVSAGGASQQESWQALQPLVQRSRTWLQEQGIAAAELSLDPVRSDREEVRDPRTGELRSVSWTSRQTLRIASPDVDRIARVSAGIGSLIGEGIPLTIEEPAYTFTKLAEKRVDMLAKATRDARQRAVAIAREAGSGIGAITNADTGLFQITRPNSTDIGDGGSYDTRTIDKDITAIMGVTFRVE
- a CDS encoding diguanylate cyclase, which translates into the protein MTSAALPADEALRLEVLQRSALLDGPNEERFDRLTRLARRLFDVPIALVTLVDANRQWFKSCMGLNTTETPRDVAFCAHAILEDHIFLIPDARADQRFAHNPLVTGEPNICFYAGRPLKDLQGFALGTLCLIDQKPRELCDDDLATLEDLAQIAESELAGFQLSITDELTGITNRRGFLNLAAYGLTLCQRQKLPATLVFFDLDGLKAINDTRGHAAGDGLIRQFASLLAVAFRSSDLVARLGGDEFVALLVNVTVSDARRAVAALELAAIQEKQKPENTWDLQFSCGVVAFDPSRHGSISDLIEEGDALMYQAKRKKS
- the fumC gene encoding class II fumarate hydratase; translation: MPPSPPLSPSQPGAAATRIETDSLGEVAVPAGHLWGAQTQRSLRYFGFGQAMPLEVVHAFAQLKAACAEVNHEEGKLTADLAERIVAAAEAVANGELDGEFPLRVWQTGSGTQTNMNVNEVIANLAIRAAGGVLGSKSPVHPNDHVNLSQSSNDTFPTALHIAVVIGLERRLRPALQALIEALRAKAEAYADVIKIGRTHLQDAVPLGLGQEFGGYVAQLELGLESLKATLPQVHQLAIGGTAVGTGLNAPRGYGEKVAARLSQRIGLPFTSAPNKFQALAGHEPLAAAHGALTVLAGSLMKIANDIRWLGSGPRCGLGELILPENEPGSSIMPGKVNPTQCESLTMVAVQVMGNNTAVQMAASQGNFELNVFKPLIAHNLLESIELLAGACSSFREHCIEGLRPDEGRIEALLDQSLMLVTALTPAIGYDRACSIAKHAHQHQLSLREAALVLGDLTAEEFDHWVQPEQMV
- a CDS encoding thylakoid membrane photosystem I accumulation factor codes for the protein MLSSALLPVLRRAITRLVALVLLSLGLVALPAGAQASLTNDNYDGNIYALYAGNGSLVPPRNSLADALAAHRPSVVIYYLDDSAASKQFSPVVSELQRLWGNNIDLLPLVTDPLQNRPDGGSSDPAHYWKGTVPQVVVLDGDGTVLLDAAGQVNLEAINDAVSRATGIALPEGQATSTTVSFNELNAEVVTSR
- a CDS encoding DUF3685 domain-containing protein; protein product: MADPLLRHGLASLLSGEPSGYRVALTAEALQGAPQLILWCLAAPLPAPEALLTEVQHLQERWQPAPILLTLPAGATDRREQWLALPVQGLLQDPDPDALLEAITTLLAGGRVVHLAASGSAAAAPPSSAPVLGLGQWLLLSGLQQIDADLALCAHLLDPPPQSLLQQLLLEGRQRELRVARQLLLWIWAPAQLAWSQEIPELPSPPAEASGTALTRRSSTSLTLRQRDASSVWQAIRARLQETCRAELANRSGLLLALEGLSPSRREDLLLALLEQFDRLRLRLMQDNQRGVTLQDSWRAWQAELRREALRCMAGTYVQLPCDGSLRPVADTLLASAALTDDDPELPDPQPMLISLVQAQPVMVDGRLLAPDEPLALLHLELLVSNWLVRSAELICLDVLACCGAWPELRRYLLRPELLSTRNLERLRNRLSAQQRWSEWFERPVLLYESRRQLFRLDQGAIETLALTEPRDQELRRLGWWQQLVTLALEGRDALAPQLQALLRRLGDFVVVLLTQVVGRGLGLIGRGILQGMGRSVGRS